The following are encoded in a window of Candidatus Stygibacter australis genomic DNA:
- a CDS encoding ABC transporter permease — MLKNYFKIAMRSLWRHKGYSLINLIGLTVSLTTCLLIFLYVQDEMSFDDHWQDSERIYRLENRWTGPTWDYHWAATPGIFIFKIADHYPEVESYVKICPAEGVFVVNDESFSEKSGLYADSLFFDVFDFEFIYGNKETAFNDLYSIVLTESLARKYFGDENPLNKGLQYLNWEQFTISAVIKDVPVNSHFHFNFLINMDLLRTLWDGTDEDRAQCFYSYIKTTDEAATEVLREKVKKDSYEIFDVPEEHQTPDRTSETIIQPIGDIHLNGHAEKEIEANGNIQDIYIFISVAIFLLVIACINYMNLATAKAVRRGREIGIRKVAGAQRIQIIGQFLGESFMMTLLALLLSVGIAYLLLPYFNVFSGKALSMGIFSNLLLLKLLLGLLLIGTLLSGMYPAFVMAG; from the coding sequence ATGTTAAAGAATTATTTTAAAATAGCGATGAGAAGCCTTTGGCGGCATAAAGGTTATTCTCTGATCAATCTGATCGGGTTAACGGTATCATTGACTACCTGTTTATTGATATTTCTTTATGTTCAGGATGAAATGAGTTTTGATGATCACTGGCAGGATTCAGAGCGAATATATCGTTTGGAAAACCGCTGGACTGGTCCTACATGGGATTATCACTGGGCAGCGACACCTGGTATTTTTATCTTCAAGATAGCAGACCATTATCCGGAGGTTGAATCATATGTAAAAATATGTCCAGCAGAAGGAGTTTTTGTAGTTAACGATGAATCCTTCTCCGAAAAAAGCGGTTTGTATGCGGATTCGCTGTTCTTTGATGTTTTTGATTTTGAATTTATATATGGAAATAAAGAAACCGCTTTTAATGATCTTTATTCGATTGTACTCACCGAAAGTCTGGCGAGAAAGTATTTTGGAGATGAAAACCCCTTGAATAAAGGATTGCAGTATTTGAATTGGGAGCAATTCACAATATCGGCAGTGATTAAGGATGTTCCTGTTAATTCGCATTTCCATTTCAACTTTCTGATAAATATGGATCTATTGAGAACTCTCTGGGACGGGACTGATGAAGATAGAGCTCAATGTTTTTATTCTTATATAAAAACAACCGATGAAGCTGCGACTGAGGTTTTGCGGGAGAAAGTAAAAAAAGATTCTTATGAAATATTTGATGTACCTGAAGAGCATCAGACACCGGATCGAACCAGTGAAACTATTATCCAGCCTATTGGGGATATACATCTGAATGGACATGCGGAAAAGGAAATAGAAGCAAACGGGAACATTCAGGATATTTATATATTTATTTCAGTAGCGATATTTCTCCTGGTGATCGCCTGCATAAATTATATGAACCTGGCAACTGCCAAAGCAGTAAGAAGAGGTCGTGAGATAGGCATCAGAAAAGTAGCAGGTGCTCAGCGAATACAGATCATTGGGCAGTTTCTGGGTGAATCATTTATGATGACCCTTTTGGCACTGCTCCTTTCTGTGGGCATCGCATATTTGCTGTTGCCTTATTTCAATGTTTTTTCAGGGAAAGCTTTGAGCATGGGCATTTTCAGTAATCTGCTATTGCTAAAACTCCTGTTAGGGTTATTATTGATCGGTACTTTGCTTTCTGGAATGTATCCCGCCTTTGTTATGGCAGGTT